From Rutidosis leptorrhynchoides isolate AG116_Rl617_1_P2 chromosome 3, CSIRO_AGI_Rlap_v1, whole genome shotgun sequence, a single genomic window includes:
- the LOC139896914 gene encoding uncharacterized protein, which yields MSMVDEPLYPIAVLIDELKNDDIQLRLNSIRKLSTIARALGEERTRKELIPFLSENNDDDDEVLLAMAEELGVFIPYVGGLEHAHVLLPPLETLCSVEETCVRDKAVESLCRIGSQMREADLVDWFIPLVKRLAAGEWFTARVSACGLFHIAYPSASEILKAELRSIYSQLCQDDMPMVRRSAATNLGKFAATVEPAHLKTDIMQIFEDLTQDDQDSVRLLAVEGCAALGKLLEPQDCVAHILPVIVNFSQDKSWRVRYMVANQLYELCEAVGPEPTKTDLVPAYVRLLRDNEAEVRIAAAGKVTKFSRILSPELAIQHILPCVKELSSDSSQHVRSALASVIMGMAPVLGKDATIEQLLPIFLSLLKDEFPDVRLNIISKLDQVNQVIGIDLLSQSLLPAIVELAEDRHWRVRLAIIEYIPLLASQLGVGFFDDKLGALCMQWLQDKVYSIREAAANNLKRLAEEFGPEWAMQHIVMQVLEMVNNPHYLYRMTILSAISLLAPVMGSDITSSKLLPVVVTLAKDRVANIRFNVAKVLQSFIPITEQSLVEKTIRPCLVELSEDPDVDVRYFSKQALQAIDQVMMST from the exons ATGTCGATGGTTGACGAGCCGTTGTATCCGATAGCAGTACTGATCGATGAACTGAAAAACGATGACATTCAGTTGCGGTTGAATTCAATTAGGAAGCTGTCTACTATTGCTCGCGCTCTAGGAGAGGAGCGAACACGAAAGGAGTTGATTCCGTTCTTGAGTgaaaataacgatgatgatgacgagGTTCTTCTTGCAATGGCGGAAGAGCTGGGTGTGTTTATTCCTTATGTTGGTGGACTGGAACATGCACATGTACTGTTACCACCATTGGAAACTCTTTGCAGTGTTGAAGAAACGTGCGTGAGAGATAAAGCTGTTGAGTCTTTATGCAGGATTGGATCACAGATGAGAGAGGCCGATTTGGTTGACTGGTTTATACCACTCGTTAAG AGGTTGGCAGCAGGTGAATGGTTTACTGCACGAGTTTCTGCGTGTGGACTGTTTCACATTGCGTATCCAAGTGCATCAGAGATTTTAAAGGCTGAATTGAGGTCTATATATAGTCAGTTATGTCAAGATGATATGCCTATGGTTAGGAGATCAGCAGCTACAAATTTGGGGAAGTTTGCTGCTACTGTTGAACCGGCTCACCTCAAGACAGATATTATGCAAATATTTGAGGATCTTACACAAGATG ATCAAGATTCTGTTCGTCTGCTTGCTGTTGAGGGTTGTGCTGCTCTTGGAAAGTTGTTGGAACCTCAAGACTGTGTTGCGCATATTCTTCCCGTCATTGTCAATTTTTCCCAG GACAAGTCATGGCGTGTTCGCTATATGGTTGCTAATCAGCTTTATGAGCTATGTGAAGCTGTGGGCCCTGAACCTACAAA GACGGATTTGGTCCCTGCATATGTGAGGCTGCTTCGAGATAACGAAGCAGAAGTTCGTATTGCTGCTGCTGGCAAGGTCACCAAATTCTCCCGCATTCTTAGCCCCGAACTTGCAATTCAGCATATTCTTCCATGTGTCAAg GAATTGTCCTCAGATTCTTCTCAGCATGTTCGGTCTGCTTTAGCCTCTGTGATTATGGGCATGGCCCCTGTTTTAGGGAAG GATGCAACTATTGAACAACTTCTTCCTATTTTTCTGTCACTTCTAAAGGACGAGTTTCCAGACGTGCGCCTCAATATTATCAGTAAGCTAGATCAAGTGAATCAG GTGATTGGAATCGATCTGTTGTCCCAATCTTTACTACCAGCAATTGTGGAACTAGCTGAAGACAGGCATTGGAGGGTTCGATTGGCTATAATCGAATACATACCTTTATTGGCTAGTCAGTTAGGTGTCGGGTTTTTTGATGATAAGCTCGGTGCCCTTTGCATGCAATGGTTACAAGACAAG GTTTACTCCATTAGAGAAGCTGCTGCTAATAATCTGAAGCGGCTTGCAGAGGAATTTGGTCCAGAGTGGGCTATGCAGCACATTGTTATGCAG GTGTTGGAAATGGTGAACAACCCACATTACTTGTACCGTATGACCATTCTTAGCGCAATTTCTCTACTTGCCCCTGTTATGGGCTCCGATATCACTAGCTCTAAGTTGCTTCCTGTGGTTGTTACTCTCGCCAAGGACAG AGTGGCGAATATCAGGTTTAACGTGGCAAAGGTGTTGCAATCTTTCATACCTATAACCGAGCAATCT TTGGTGGAAAAAACAATCAGGCCGTGCCTGGTTGAGCTGTCAGAGGATCCAGATGTTGATGTCCGTTATTTCTCAAAACAAGCACTTCAAGCGATTGATCAAGTTATGATGTCCACCTAA